In a genomic window of Actinomycetes bacterium:
- a CDS encoding ABC transporter ATP-binding protein, translating to MDGDGLRRVDGPPGPPHTALSVRGLRKAFGSKVAVDGIDLDIPHGCFFGLVGPNGAGKTTTLSMVTGLLRPDAGRVAVDGVEVWHDPFTAKQRIGVLPEDLRLFDRLTGDELLTYNGLLRSMPPATVAERARELLHVLGLTEAAGTLVADYSHGMRKKIALASALLHAPRVLFLDEPFEAIDPVSARTIRALLERYTRGGATVVFSSHVMELVERLCDRVGIMHEGRLIAEGPTDQVRGGRPLEDAFVQLVGAGEVDTEELGWLGSSSA from the coding sequence ATGGACGGCGACGGTCTCAGGCGGGTCGACGGCCCGCCGGGCCCGCCGCACACCGCGCTCTCCGTACGGGGCCTGCGCAAGGCGTTCGGCAGCAAGGTGGCCGTGGACGGGATCGACCTGGACATTCCGCACGGCTGCTTCTTCGGCCTGGTCGGGCCGAACGGGGCCGGGAAGACCACGACGCTGAGCATGGTGACTGGGCTGCTGCGACCAGACGCCGGGCGGGTGGCGGTGGACGGCGTCGAGGTCTGGCACGACCCGTTCACGGCCAAGCAGCGCATCGGCGTCCTCCCCGAGGACCTGCGCCTGTTCGACCGGCTCACCGGCGACGAGCTGCTCACCTACAACGGCCTGCTGCGCAGCATGCCCCCGGCCACCGTGGCCGAGCGTGCCCGGGAGCTGCTCCACGTGCTCGGCCTGACCGAGGCGGCCGGGACGCTGGTGGCCGACTACAGCCACGGGATGCGCAAGAAGATCGCTCTGGCCTCCGCCCTGCTCCACGCCCCCCGGGTGCTGTTCCTGGACGAGCCCTTCGAGGCGATCGACCCGGTGTCGGCGCGGACGATCCGGGCCCTGCTCGAGCGCTACACCCGCGGCGGTGCCACCGTGGTGTTCTCCAGCCATGTCATGGAGCTGGTCGAACGGCTCTGCGACCGGGTCGGCATCATGCACGAGGGCCGGCTGATCGCCGAGGGCCCGACCGACCAGGTGCGCGGCGGCCGCCCCCTCGAGGACGCCTTCGTGCAGCTCGTCGGCGCCGGCGAGGTCGACACCGAGGAGCTGGGGTGGCTCGGGTCCTCGTCCGCCTGA
- the pcrA gene encoding DNA helicase PcrA — translation MDTLPFPGSQASPDLLDGLNDAQRQAVLSTEGPTLIVAGAGSGKTRVLTHRVAHLIKDRGVHPANVLAITFTNKAAREMQERLRHLVGPVVKAMWVSTFHSACARMLRRSGSRLGYTSTFTIYDEADAERLMTAVCRQLDLDPKRLAPRAVRHAVSAAKDELRDPTGYADVAMTWFDKKVAEAYRLYQRRLEESNALDFDDLIMQTVRLFTDHPDVLAEYQARFRYVLVDEFQDTNVAQYKLLKLLTAESRNLAVVGDSDQSIYAFRGATIRNILDFEADYPEAKVILLEQNYRSTQTILSAANAVITNNLERKPKQLWTLLGQGHPIVRYQAENEHDEAAWVVAEVERIHDQGGSYGQVVVFYRTNAQSRVLEEVFVKAGLPYKVVGGVKFYDRREVKDLLAYLKATVNPLDTVSLRRVLNVPRRGIGETSERAIDRFAEQEGIALAEALRRAGEVPGLGARQARAVGDFVAVLDELRAGMQDGRTSRQLVEDAWSLSGLMRELEADDTIEGQGRVENVRELRSVAEEYAERDPDGGLPEFLESIALVSDADEVESGSQAVTLMTLHTAKGLEYPVVFIVGLEENVFPHIRSIGEPRDLEEERRLAYVGITRARERLYLTNAWSRSLFGSTSYNLPSRFLKEVPDELVTVASVEQRRRPGSTPTWGDASPAFGAGRRTFGPGGGQAGRSSPAGTSWSRPATPAADLAEQQRGALDLSLAPGDAVVHRQWGAGRVVAVSGQGERAMAEVDFPSQGRKRLLLRYAPLTRPD, via the coding sequence ATGGACACGCTCCCGTTCCCGGGCTCGCAGGCCTCGCCCGACCTCCTCGACGGCCTGAACGACGCCCAGCGCCAAGCCGTGCTCTCGACCGAGGGCCCCACCCTGATCGTGGCCGGGGCCGGGTCGGGCAAGACCCGCGTGCTCACCCACCGGGTCGCCCACCTCATCAAGGACCGCGGGGTCCACCCGGCCAACGTCCTGGCGATCACGTTCACCAACAAGGCGGCCAGGGAGATGCAGGAGCGCCTGCGCCACCTGGTCGGGCCGGTGGTCAAGGCGATGTGGGTGTCGACCTTCCACTCGGCGTGCGCCCGCATGCTGCGCCGCAGTGGCTCCCGGCTCGGCTACACCTCGACGTTCACGATCTACGACGAGGCCGACGCCGAGCGCCTGATGACGGCGGTCTGCCGGCAGCTCGACCTCGACCCCAAGCGCCTGGCCCCCAGGGCCGTCCGCCACGCCGTCAGCGCGGCAAAGGACGAGTTGCGCGACCCCACCGGCTACGCCGACGTCGCGATGACCTGGTTCGACAAGAAGGTCGCCGAGGCATACCGGCTCTACCAGCGGCGGCTCGAGGAGTCCAACGCGCTCGACTTCGACGACCTCATCATGCAGACCGTGCGGCTGTTCACCGACCACCCCGACGTGCTCGCCGAGTACCAGGCGAGGTTCCGCTACGTGCTGGTCGACGAGTTCCAGGACACCAACGTCGCCCAGTACAAGCTGCTCAAGCTGCTCACCGCCGAGAGCCGCAACCTGGCCGTGGTGGGCGACAGCGACCAGAGCATCTACGCGTTCCGGGGCGCCACCATCCGCAACATCCTCGACTTCGAGGCCGACTACCCCGAGGCCAAGGTCATCCTGCTCGAGCAGAACTACCGCTCCACCCAGACGATCCTCTCGGCGGCCAACGCGGTCATCACCAACAACCTGGAGCGCAAGCCCAAGCAGCTGTGGACCCTGCTCGGCCAGGGGCACCCGATCGTCCGCTACCAGGCCGAGAACGAGCACGACGAGGCGGCCTGGGTCGTCGCCGAGGTCGAGCGCATCCACGACCAGGGGGGCAGCTACGGGCAGGTGGTCGTGTTCTACCGTACCAACGCCCAGTCCCGGGTCCTGGAAGAGGTGTTCGTCAAGGCCGGCCTGCCCTACAAGGTCGTCGGCGGGGTGAAGTTCTACGACCGGCGTGAGGTCAAGGACCTGCTCGCCTACCTCAAGGCAACCGTCAACCCGCTCGACACGGTGAGCCTGCGCCGCGTGCTCAACGTGCCCCGGCGGGGGATCGGCGAGACCAGCGAGCGTGCCATCGACCGCTTCGCCGAGCAGGAGGGCATCGCCCTTGCCGAGGCGCTGCGGCGGGCCGGGGAGGTCCCCGGCCTGGGCGCGCGCCAGGCCCGCGCCGTGGGCGACTTCGTCGCCGTCCTCGACGAGCTGCGCGCCGGCATGCAGGACGGCCGCACCTCGCGCCAGCTCGTGGAGGACGCCTGGTCGCTGTCGGGCCTGATGCGCGAGCTGGAGGCCGACGACACCATCGAGGGCCAGGGCCGGGTCGAGAACGTGCGCGAGCTCCGCTCGGTGGCCGAGGAGTACGCCGAGCGCGACCCGGACGGCGGCCTGCCCGAGTTCCTCGAGTCGATCGCGCTGGTGAGCGACGCCGACGAGGTCGAGTCGGGCAGCCAGGCGGTGACCCTGATGACCCTGCACACGGCCAAGGGGCTCGAGTACCCGGTGGTGTTCATCGTCGGCCTCGAGGAGAACGTCTTCCCCCACATCCGCTCGATCGGCGAGCCCCGCGACTTGGAAGAGGAGCGGCGGCTGGCCTACGTCGGCATCACCCGCGCGCGCGAGCGCCTGTACCTCACCAACGCCTGGAGCCGTTCGCTGTTCGGGTCGACCAGCTACAACCTGCCCTCCCGGTTCCTCAAGGAGGTGCCCGACGAGCTGGTCACGGTCGCCTCGGTCGAGCAGCGGCGGCGCCCCGGCTCGACACCCACCTGGGGGGACGCGAGCCCGGCCTTCGGCGCCGGCCGCCGCACGTTCGGCCCCGGCGGAGGCCAGGCGGGCCGCTCGTCGCCCGCGGGGACCTCGTGGAGCCGGCCCGCCACGCCCGCCGCGGACCTCGCCGAGCAGCAGCGGGGCGCGCTCGACCTGAGCCTCGCGCCCGGCGACGCGGTGGTGCACCGCCAGTGGGGTGCGGGCCGGGTGGTGGCGGTCTCGGGCCAGGGCGAGCGGGCCATGGCCGAGGTGGACTTCCCGAGCCAGGGCCGCAAGCGCCTCCTCCTGCGCTACGCCCCCCTGACCCGACCCGACTGA